The following coding sequences lie in one Brachionichthys hirsutus isolate HB-005 chromosome 15, CSIRO-AGI_Bhir_v1, whole genome shotgun sequence genomic window:
- the wls gene encoding protein wntless homolog, which translates to MAGAIIENMSTKKLVIVGVILLLFQALAFMVGGLIAPKPTTAVHYLATKCVDTVKHRQESKWLVPWGPNQCEKIQSFDEAIAKKIEANNIVFAVHIPLPNKEMSPWFQFMLVILQFDIAFKLFNQIEEGALATVDVGLAYRDDTFSEWTEMAHSFEQRKLNCKFITSKTIDNEGRYYECDLLPFMEVGSVAHKYYLLNIRLPVDVRKKVNVGIGEIRDIRLVSIHQNGGFTKVWFAMKTFLTPSILIIMIWYWRRISLMSRPPVLLEKVILALGISMTFINIPVEWFSIGFNWTWMLLFGDIRQGIFYSMLLSFWIIFCGEHLMDQTERNRFSVYWKQVGPIVFGSFCLFIFDMCERGVQLTNPFYSIWASDVGTELAMAFIIVAGICACLYFLFLCFMVFQVFRNISGKRMSLPAMSKARRLHYEGLIFRFKFLMLVTLACAAMTVIFFIISQVNEGHWHWGEHTVQVNSAFFTGIYGMWNLYVFAIMFLYAPSHKRYGDEQSSGDVGGSSGEDIQLTTTVTHVDGPSEIYKMAGKEAQE; encoded by the exons ATGGCGGGGGCTATTATTGAAAACATGAGCACCAAGAAGTTGGTGATAGTGGGAGTTATTCTGCTCCTGTTCCAGGCGCTCGCCTTCATGGTCGGCGGCTTAATTG CTCCCAAACCCACCACGGCGGTCCACTACTTGGCCACAAAGTGCGTGGACACGGTCAAGCATCGGCAGGAATCCAAGTGGCTCGTACCTTGGGGTCCGAACCAATGCGAGAAGATCCAGTCCTTTGACGAGGCCATAGCCAAGAAGATCGAGGCCAACAACATCGTGTTCGCCGTCCACATTCCTCTGCCGAACAAGGAGATGAGCCCCTGGTTCCAGTTCATGCTGGTCATCCTGCAGTTCGACATTGCGTTCAAGCTTTTCAACCAGATAG AGGAAGGAGCGCTGGCCACCGTCGACGTGGGCCTGGCCTACCGAGACGACACGTTCAGCGAGTGGACAGAGATGGCGCACTCCTTCGAGCAGAGGAAGCTCAACTGCAAATTCATCACTTCCAAG ACCATCGACAACGAGGGACGCTACTACGAATGTGACCTGCTGCCTTTCATGGAGGTCGGCAGCGTGGCCCACAAGTACTACCTCCTCAACATCCGCCTGCCTGTTGACGTGCGCAAGAAGGTCAACGTGGGGATTGGAGAAATCCGGGACATTCGTCTTGTT AGCATCCATCAGAACGGAGGCTTCACAAAGGTGTGGTTTGCCATGAAGACCTTCCTCACACCcagcatcctcatcatcatgatcTGGTACTGGAGAAGGATCAGCCTCATGAGCAGACCTCCTGTGCTGCTGGAGAA GGTAATTCTCGCTCTGGGTATCTCCATGACTTTCATCAATATCCCGGTGGAATGGTTTTCTATTGGCTTCAACTGGACCTGGATGCTTCTTTTTGGAGACATCAGGCAGGGCATCTTCTACTCGATGCTGCTGTCCTTCTGGATCATCTTCTGCGGGGAGCACCTCATG GACCAGACGGAGAGGAATCGTTTCTCCGTCTACTGGAAGCAAGTCGGGCCCATTGTGTTCGGCTCCTTCTGCCTCTTCATCTTTGACATGTGTGAGAG GGGGGTGCAGCTGACAAACCCCTTCTACAGCATCTGGGCATCTGATGTAGGAACGGAGCTGGCT ATGGCTTTCATAATTGTGGCAGGGATCTGCGCCTGTCTgtatttcctcttcctctgcttcatgGTTTTCCAAGTCTTCCGCAACATCAGTGGCAAGAGGATGTCCCTGCCCGCCATGTCCAAGGCCAGACGCTTGCACTACGAG GGGCTGATTTTCAGGTTCAAGTTCCTCATGCTGGTCACGCTGGCCTGCGCAGCCATGACTGTCATTTTCTTCATTATCAGTCAG GTGAACGAGGGCCACTGGCACTGGGGAGAGCACACGGTGCAGGTAAACAGCGCCTTTTTCACCGGCATCTATGGGATGTGGAACCTGTACGTCTTCGCCATCATGTTCCTCTACGCACCGTCTCACAAACGCTATGGAGACGAGCAGTCGAGCG GAGACGTTGGAGGAAGCAGTGGAGAGGATATCCAGCTGACTACTACCGTCACCCATGTCGATGGCCCCTCTGAGATCTACAAGATGGCTGGAAAAGAGGCCCAGGAATAG
- the scinlb gene encoding scinderin like b has product MVSHKEFVGAGKQLGLQVWRIENMDLKPVPQSLHGNFYTGDAYLLLFTKTERSHNIHMWLGNECSQDERGAAAIFAMQLDDFLGGGPVQFRDLQDCESNAFLGYFKSGIKYKRGGVASGFQHVVTNGVNVKRLLHVKGRRVIRATEVDLGWSSFNKGDCFIIDLGKHIYLWCGSECNSFERLKASEVAIGIRDNERNGRANLHIVEEGAETQEIEEALGKKTAIAPSTPDDEKVESSNRKKGALYMISDASGSMKVSSVAPASPFKQAMLSPEECYILDNGVDRNIFVWKGPKANTSERKAAMSAGQKFIKDKGYSNKTMIQVMPAGAETVLFKQFFGDWRDKDATTGPSKAYVMGRIAKVAQVPFDAATLHTNKVMAAQHGMVDDGKGKVQIWRIENGDTVPVDPACYGHFYGGDCYLILYSYRLGSREQHIIYTWQGLKCSQDELAASAFLTVRLDDSMGGAPVQVRVTQGQEPPHLMSLFQGKPMIIHSGGTSRKFGHSQASSTRLFHIRQSSSGSTRAVEVEATAFNLNTNDVFVLKSPNALFIWRGKGASEEEMEAAKHVERFLGGRASQVSEGSEPCDFWTTLGGKKEYQTSKSLQQGTHPPRLFGCSNKTGRLIVEEVPGDFTQSDLATDDVMLLDTRDQIFLWVGKDANAEERDGAPKIAKEYLDSDPSGRSGLPICKVNQGAEPGTFVGWFQAWDAKMWDTDPFERIRIRF; this is encoded by the exons ATGGTTTCCCATAAGGAGTTTGTGGGTGCAGGAAAGCAGCTGGGGCTGCAGGTGTGGCGCATCGAGAACATGGACCTGAAGCCGGTCCCTCAATCCTTGCATGGGAACTTTTACACCGGGGACGCTTACCTCCTGCTCTTCACCAAAACCGAAAGGTCTCACAACATACACATGTGGCTAG GGAACGAGTGCTCACAAGATGAGCGCGGGGCGGCGGCCATCTTTGCCATGCAGCTGGATGACTTCCTTGGCGGCGGCCCGGTGCAGTTCAGGGACTTGCAGGACTGCGAATCAAACGCCTTCCTGGGCTACTTTAAGTCAGGAATCAAATACAAG agagggggcgtggcctcaggTTTCCAACACGTGGTAACCAATGGCGTGAATGTGAAGCGCTTGCTGCATGTCAAGGGTCGGAGGGTCATCAGAGCAACAGAGGTGGACTTGGGCTGGTCCAGCTTCAACAAGGGGGACTGCTTCATTATTGACCtgggaaag cacaTCTATCTGTGGTGCGGCAGTGAGTGCAACAGTTTTGAGAGGCTGAAGGCCTCGGAGGTCGCCATCGGCATCAGAGACAACGAGAGGAACGGCCGAGCCAATCTGCACATCGTGGAGGAGGGAGCGGAGACGCAAGAAATCGAAGAG gctttggggaaaaaaacagccATTGCACCCAGTACTCCAGATGATGAGAAGGTGgaaagcagcaacaggaagaaggGGGCGCTCTACATG ATCTCCGATGCATCCGGTTCGATGAAGGTGTCGTCCGTGGCTCCGGCGAGTCCCTTCAAACAGGCCATGCTGTCTCCTGAGGAGTGTTACATCCTGGACAACGGAGTGGACAGGAACATCTTCGTTTGGAAAG GTCCCAAGGCCAACACGTCCGAGCGCAAAGCAGCCATGTCGGCCGGTCAGAAGTTTATCAAAGACAAGGGGTACTCCAACAAGACGATG ATCCAGGTGATGCCTGCGGGAGCTGAGACGGTTCTGTTTAAGCAATTCTTCGGCGACTGGAGGGACAAAGATGCGACCACGGGCCCCAGTAAGGCCTACGTCATGGGCCGCATAGCCAAAGTGGCACAGGTGCCCTTTGATGCCGCCACCCTGCACACCAACAAGGTCATGGCAGCTCAGCACGGCATGGTGGATGACGGCAAGGGCAAAGTCCAG ATCTGGCGTATTGAGAACGGCGACACGGTGCCTGTTGACCCGGCCTGCTACGGTCACTTTTACGGTGGTGACTGTTACCTCATCCTCTACAGCTACAGACTGGGAAGCCGCGAGCAACACATCATATACACCTG GCAGGGGCTGAAGTGCTCACAGGACGAACTGGCGGCCTCGGCGTTCCTCACAGTGAGGCTCGATGACTCAATGGGAGGAGCTCCAGTTCAG GTGAGAGTGACTCAGGGCCAGGAGCCTCCACATCTGATGAGTCTGTTCCAGGGCAAACCCATGATCATCCACAGCGGAGGAACCTCACGCAAATTCGGACATTCTCAGGCCAGCAGCACTCGCCTCTTCCACATCCGGCAGAGCTCCTCCGGCTCTACCCGTGCTGTGGAG GTTGAGGCcactgcttttaatttgaacacCAATGATGTGTTTGTGCTGAAATCCCCAAACGCCCTGTTCATCTGGCGGGGCAAGGGTGCCAGTGAGGAAGAAATGGAGGCAGCTAAGCATGTGGAGCGCTTCCTGGGTGGCCGGGCCTCCCAGGTGTCGGAGGGCAGCGAGCCAT GTGATTTTTGGACAACTCTTGGTGGCAAGAAGGAATACCAGACCTCCAAGAGTTTACAGCAGGGGACCCACCCCCCGCGTCTGTTTGGCTGCTCCAACAAAACTGGGCGACTTATT GTTGAGGAAGTCCCGGGAGACTTTACTCAGTCAGATCTGGCCACGGATGATGTCATGCTTCTGGATACCAGGGATCAG ATCTTCCTTTGGGTCGGAAAAGACGCTAACGCGGAGGAACGGGACGGAGCTCCCAAAATAG CCAAAGAGTATCTGGACTCGGACCCGTCCGGCCGCAGCGGGCTGCCCATTTGCAAAGTCAATCAGGGAGCAGAGCCCGGAACTTTCGTCGGCTGGTTCCAGGCTTGGGATGCTAAGATGTGGGACACGGACCCATTTGAGAGAATCCGCATCCGTTTCTGA
- the ccdc18 gene encoding coiled-coil domain-containing protein 18 — MDPVPSRKKAGCVRQENACLTTHDEQLISDLDAVQHNLTSFDSQASLRGRRVGVRNNLAVMSEQVSHLQAELASQAEELKCRQEAAAHSDIMVATLTVELNALRDELETKAALGKRAEQQRNQALQNAETLKEALKDYKSNISIKLKKLMESEGKVKDSLFECDRQKAEFEMKCAALEREKAEQSQMFCQLKEDLRQALAAASVLQTQLGEREQNTLQMERRLMECGAGCEELASLNRDLQELRALTETQKQRVAQSHRESQQSQAELASMEAILALLHLREGAAGPLCARPCMLPSADCSGTAHRPTITPGEGYQQLLRVLQSMEAGRTKQNILVERLQERLGRAQEEISSLQNSMAQRASHYQNLHTELLDKVSQATVTEKELKRKSARVASLEKQLQEKASAYTQAALRNTELEKQLLEKASAVQHYQALVTKKQREYQQSLEKCTNSQSQQFTEQQHRMEMLQKAQSRLLKLEHELRSLQKERDEAQRAAVFLQSSLDQLTQQKQVEGRHSEELLQSSKEQAAQSASKVCELQASLSKCREELNACLQQTEAVKNRYENELGRKNDTVSSLQEKLQSVRLICQSSTEQNVQLQLSLQRQQTMLTESSTRISELEESQSQLQSRVSVLEQHLEKARASLQDEVGNREREAQAKEEDLQEMNRQNAQLSASVSQLTSETSKYRGELESKDSELQRLKKEVAIKTSQISQADESLQSMKWELIRKTDQVIDLEEALHRCEADKLNCAQQVQFLDGQLQTVRQELADALEQLQEVRDALQRTQTIADERNASVDSLTLRLSETTRELEERTHEVLDMDNALKERQGELQQRAKLLSQLEVAIREHKQEMARKVESLQQSLEVKEKELRDAQRELNDKKLQESRELQVCQQKLQTLQKELEETQHHREVLSRQLDAAKLHITEKELRLCSMEEELTLKESHWLQSEAGLQTTVAALEQELEVEKERHNKELDSLQQTRGQLLKVSEQISSTMRSTHEQLAARLHQSQDELEQVKVQLDQTETELDRTRKQNVLLQTQRDQTQTQLLQNKAQLEQSRLLYEQTRAQNGHLHFQLEQLRLQVAHLQARLQACERSMEASDESLLIKESEVTRLQARISSLERAAGQQRLCNHTLSLPALHQSTHSPEESSSSHSAPPSPKKPQNRQAVVSSSHGSVTRAANCPSSQNSSVDSSLDLPLSLKATLKEALCEQSWEASSPSPSSFQDTVDHSWQGLSGVGATAASDYSFNPLTYMVDEQDGKKLQTEATPTQEGDDGQMKESRRESVSAPVGQEDVDMSSLTGMLKFVNQTLAMQEEPSLWSSTGLSEPGHSFNRGT, encoded by the exons gccaGCCTTAGAGGGCGTAGAGTTGGCGTGAgaaacaatctggcagtgatGAGTGAGCAGGTTTCTCATCTTCAGGCGGAGCTGGCATCTCAAGCAGAAGAATTAAA GTGTCGCCAGGAAGCGGCGGCTCACAGTGACATTATGGTGGCGACTCTCACTGTGGAGCTGAATGCACTCCGGGATGAGCTGGAAACCAAGGCGGCATTAGGAAAACG GGCAGAACAACAAAGGAACCAAGCGcttcaaaatgcagagacgtTAAAAGAAGCCCTCAAAGATTATAAGTCCAACATTTCCATTAAACTCAAAAAG TTGATGGAGAGTGAAGGCAAAGTGAAAGACAGTCTCTTTGAGTGTGACAGACAAAAAGCagagtttgaaatgaaatgcgctgcgttggagagagagaaggccgAACAGAGCCAAATGTTCTG CCAGCTGAAGGAGGATCTGAGGCAGGCCCTGGCTGCAGCTTCCGTCTTACAGACTCAGCTTGGCGAGCGCGAACAAAACACACTGCAAATGGAACGACGGCTTATGGAGTGCGGCGCAGGGTGCGAGGAGCTAGCCTCTCTGAACAGGGACCTGCAAGAGCTGCGAGCGCTGACCGAGACGCAGAAGCAGAGGGTGGCTCAGAGCCACAGGGAGTCTCAGCAGAGCCAGGCAGAGCTGGCCAGCATGGAGGCCATATTGGCCTTGTTGCATCTACGAGAG GGTGCTGCGGGCCCGCTGTGTGCCAGGCCCTGTATGCTGCCCTCTGCGGACTGTTCGGGGACTGCACACCGTCCCACGATAACGCCAG GCGAAGGCTACCAGCAGCTGCTGAGAGTCCTGCAGTCGATGGAAGCTGGCCGGACCAAACAGAACATCCTGGTCGAGAGGCTTCAGGAGCGTCTGGGCAGAGCCCAGGAGGAGATCTCCTCCTTGCAGAACTCCATGGCCCAGAGAGCCTCTCACTACCAAAACCTCCACACGGAGCTGTTGGACAAAGTCAGTCAAGCCACTGTCACCGAAAAAGAG ctgaaaagaaaaagtgctcGCGTGGCTTCACTGGAGAAACAGCTCCAGGAAAAGGCCTCTGCCTACACTCAGGCCGCCCTGAGGAACACcgagctggagaagcagctgctg GAGAAAGCCAGCGCCGTTCAGCATTACCAGGCGCTTGTGACTAAAAAGCAAAGAGAATACCAGCAGTCTCTGGAGAAGTGCACAAACTCTCAATCTCAACAATTCACGGAGCAACAACACAGAATGGAAATG TTGCAGAAAGCTCAGTCTCGGTTGTTGAAGCTGGAGCACGAGCTGAGGTCTCTCCAGAAGGAGCGGGATGAGGCTCAGAGAGCAGCTGTCTTCCTGCAGAGCTCTTTGGACCAACTCACACAG CAGAAGCAGGTTGAAGGAAGACACagcgaggagctgctgcagagttcCAAAGAGCAGGCGGCTCAGTCGGCCTCCAAG GTGTGTGAGCTGCAGGCGTCCCTGTCAAAGTGCAGAGAGGAGCTGAACGCGTGCCTGCAGCAGACGGAGGCGGTGAAGAACAGATATGAAAACGAGCTTGGGCGAAAGAATGACACG GTGTCCTCCCTGCAGGAGAAGCTCCAGAGTGTCCGTCTGATTTGCCAGAGCTCCACCGAGCAGaatgtgcagctgcagctttctctccAGCGGCAGCAGACCATGCTAACCGAGAGCAGCACTCGCATCtctgagctggaggagagtcaGAGCCAGCTGCAGTCACGG GTGTCCGTCCTGGAGCAGCATCTTGAGAAAGCTCGGGCCTCTCTGCAGGATGAGGTGGGAAACAGAGAGCGAGAAGCTCAGGCGAAAGAGGAAGACCTGCAGGAGATGAACCGACAGAACGCACAACTCAGTGCGTCGGTCAG CCAGCTGACATCAGAAACGTCAAAGTATCGAGGCGAGCTGGAGTCTAAAGACTCCGAGCTGCAGCGCCTGAAGAAGGAAGTCGCCATCAAGACATCCCAGATCAGCCAAGCTGACGAAAGCCTGCAGAGCATGAAATGGGAGCTTATCCGCAAGACTGACCAGg TGATCGACCTGGAGGAGGCGCTCCATCGCTGCGAGGCAGACAAGCTCAACTGCGCCCAGCAGGTCCAGTTCTTGGACGGGCAGCTTCAGACTGTGCGGCAAGAGTTGGCTGACGCGCTAGAGCAACTGCAGGAAGTCAGAGATGCTCTGCAAAGAACACAAACAATTGCAGATGAGAGGAACGCCTCGGTGGACAGCCTTACTCTTCGACTTAG TGAGACCACGAGGGAATTGGAGGAGAGAACTCACGAGGTCTTAGACATGGACAATGCATTGAAGGAACGGCAGGGGGAGCTCCAACAGAGAGCAAAGCTG ctAAGCCAGTTGGAAGTGGCCATCCGAGAGCACAAACAGGAGATGGCAAGGAAGGTGGAGTCTCTACAGCAGAGCCTGGAAGTCAAAGAGAAAGAGCTGAGAGATGCACAGAGGGAGCTCAACGACAAAAAGCTGCAG GAGTCCCGGGAACTGCAGGTGTGTCAGCAGAAGCTTCAAACTCTGCAGAAAGAGCTGGAAGAAACTCAGCATCACCGTGAGGTTTTATCCAGACAGCTGGATGCTGCCAAGCTGCATATTACAGAGAAG GAGCTCCGGCTGtgcagcatggaggaggagctgacgcTGAAGGAGTCACACTGGCTGCAATCGGAGGCTGGGCTGCAAACCACAGTTGCCGCCTTagagcaggagctggaggtggagaaggagcgGCACAACAAGGAG CTGGATTCTCTGCAACAGACACGAGGCCAGCTCCTCAAAGTCTCTGAGCAGATCTCCTCCACCATGCGCTCCACCCACGAGCAGCTCGCAGCCAGACTCCACCAGAGCCAGGACGAGCTTGAGCAGGTCAAGGTCCAGTTGGATCAAACTGAGACTGAGCTGGATCGCACCCGGAAGCAAAATGTTCTCctccaaacacagagagaccagactcaGACCCAACTTCTTCAGAATAAAGCCCAGCTAGAGCAAAGCCGGCTTCTCTATGAGCAGACCAGAGCCCAGAACGGCCACCTCCATTTCCAGCTGGAGCAGCTCAGACTCCAGGTCGCGCATCTCCAGGCTCGGCTACAGGCCTGTGAGAGGTCCATGGAGGCCTCCGACGAGTCTCTGCTCATCAAG gaGTCAGAGGTGACTCGTCTCCAAGCCAGGATCTCCAGCCTGGAACGAGCTGCTGGCCAACAGCGTCTTTGTAACCACACACTCTCCCTCCCTGCTCTGCACCAGTCCACACACTCCCCAGAGGAGTCCTCCTCGTCTCACTCTGCGCCACCCTCCCCCAAAAAACCCCAAAATCGCCAGGCAGTTGTCTCCTCTTCTCACGGCTCCGTAACACGCGCAGCAAATTGTCCGTCTTCCCAGAACAGCAGCGTGGACTCCTCCCTAGATCTCCCCCTGAGCTTGAAGGCCACGCTGAAGGAGGCCTTGTGTGAGCAGTCCTGGGAggcttcctccccctccccctcctctttccaGGATACAGTGGACCACAGCTGGCAGGGCCTCAGTGGCGTGGGGGCCACAGCAGCATCTGACTACTCCTTTAACCCCCTCACGTACATGGTGGATGAGCAAGATGGCAAAAAGCTCCAGACAGAAGCCACCCCGACGCAAGAGGGAGATGATGGGCAGATGAAGGAGTCACGGAGGGAGTCTGTCTCCGCTCCGGTGGGTCAGGAGGACGTGGATATGAGTTCGCTCACTGGGATGCTGAAGTTCGTTAACCAGACATTAGCCATGCAGGAGGAGCCTTCTCTCTGGAGCTCCACGGGGCTCTCAGAGCCTGGACACAGCTTCAACAG AGGGACGTGA